The Lutra lutra chromosome 16, mLutLut1.2, whole genome shotgun sequence genome segment tcttattttgttttgttttgttttaagggatattattttttagagcaattttaggttcataCAAAAATTGAGATGGAGTGATCTCCTGTACACCTCTTGCTTTGACACGTGCATAGCCTCCCTCGTTGTCAGCATCCCACCCCAGagggtacatttgttacaactgataaaCCAACATCAACAAATCATTATCACCCCAAGTCCGTAGTCTACGTGAGAGCTCACTCTTGGTGCACATGCGGtgggttttaacaaatgtatagtGACATATATCTAACATTATAGCATCATGCAGAGTACActtgacctttgaacaatgtgGCAGTTAGGAGTGCCAACCCCCCACACACTCAAGAATCcccatataacttttgactctccaaaaacttaactactaatagcctactgctgatcagaagccttaccaatatcACAAAAAACcagtaacacatattttgtatatgtattatgtactgtaGTCTTGCAggaaagcaagctagagaaaaaatgttattaagaaaatcataaggaagagaaaatatacttaGAGTACGAGACTGaattcatgggggaaaaaacccgCGTGAAGTAGACCCGtgtagttcaaacctgtgttgctcAAGGGCCGTCTGTAAGTTCACTCCCTAAAAACCCTCCAGCTCTGCTtgttcctccttctcccacctgAACTCCTGACAACCACCGATCCTTTAACCGTGTCCGTAGTTCTGCTTTTTCCAGGATGTCATGTAGTTGGACTCACACAGTCGGTGGCATTTCCCGGCCGGCATCTTGCCCTTGGTGAGATGCATTCAGGGTTCCCCCACGTCTTTCCATGGCTCAGTAGCTCGTTTCTTTTTAgcgctgagtaatattcccttgtctgGATGTGCTAAAGTTTGTTTATTCACCTCCTGAAGGACAGTGTgcttgcttccaagttttggaaaTTATGAGGGGCCCCCAAAGGGTGGCAttcttcccagccccctcccctggcctccccaccaccaccccacatCACGCAGCACCACCCTCCCAAACCTGTCTGCTCTCCCGCACACGCTGCTGCCATCCCCTATACCCTACCACCTGGGCTCCACAGGTTCAAACTAGAGCAAAGTTGATGGAAGCCTTGGGTCTCCATGGAGTAGGGCCTGTATAGCACATGACTGTATGACCACCTCGGTCACCTAGTGTGACATCTGGTTCCCCACCAAGACCCACTGCCATGAGGGAATGACTGTCTTGGTGGCGTCTGTGTCTCCGGCTCCCAGCATGGTCCTGGCAGAGAACACACGGTCCTTGAACGCTCCAGCTGAATGTCTGTGAACTTTGAAGCCGGAGGAAAACAACAGTAAGGAAGTAAGAtctagggaaatggaaatcagcacagtttgtatctttttatctATTTGCACGTGGAGAACAGTTTGGTTTTAAGAATATTCAAATGTGCCGTGTGTAATTTGGGCTGTTCATAAAATTACTGTGCGTGGTGCATGAAAATGAAGCGGACGGCTGATTGAGGCAATCTCTCCCGAAATGCTGCACGTTAGAAATGTGTCCCAGATAGAGCCAGAAGGCGCCAAACTCCAAGGAATGTAGCAtctcttagtttttgttgttttctgaggATCTCACCCAAATGCAGAAAGAGAAACGAAAAAAGCAAAGCCCCGCGCAAGGTCAAGGCTGAACACAGGCGCAGGGTCGGATTCTCCGCGCGTGTCCCCGCCCTCCGGCCCGCCCACCggttgctttggccaatgggaggcGGTGTAAGTGACGTAGGCGAGTCCAGACCTGGCCGCAGGATGCCCGGCGCCTGCTGCCTCGCCTCGCCGGCTGCCACGTAAGGAAGCCTGGGGACAGGTGGCGAGGCGCCACGAGGGGTGAGAAGCGCCGCCGACAGCCCCAGAACTTGTGGACAGAGGCCACTTCAGCGCGCCCCCACCTCCGCGCACCTGCTACAGCTGCCTGAGCGCCCAGCAGAGCGCCCGActcagcccccccgcccccagccagaACTGGGAGCAAAGACGACGGGGTTGTCTTTTAAGTTGCTGAGTTCCGGAGTCATTTGTTACACGGCAGCAGGTGACTGGGGTATATATCGGAAGGGTCTCTTTTCAGAGTAAAGCTTGAGCGGGGAGGAGAAAACCGCCAAAATTGTTGTGGGTCTCAAGGTCAAAGAGGCATTGGAGccagattttaacatttttagaataGCCAAACCTCTAAAATCCGTTCTGGTTCCTCTTCATCCTAACCCTTTTGAGTCAGCTGAAACGGTAAAGTCGATGGCGCCCCAGTGGTCAGTCCCCAGCACAGAGTCTTGAATTAATTGATCAATCAATGAATTAATGCAAATAATGTCCCCCTGAGGAGCCCGGGAAAGGGTGTAGCAGCCTTCTGCCTGGAGACAAGCTGGCCCCAGAAGGTGTGTGGCAGACCCTCTCTCTGGGGCCCTTTCCTGGTTTGAAactggcccctcccctccagggagGCTGTGCTCCTGGCCCCGGCAGTGGAGCGGGGGTCTTTCACACACCTCCCCCTTGCCAGACTGAGTCTCCTTCCTGGCTCTGTTTTCTGGAAAGCCTGGTGGGCCCCTCGGGGTTAGCGGCCGCAGCAGCATGTACGGGAGGGTGGACAGGTTTGGGAGGATGGTGCTGCGTGGTGTGGCGTGGTGGTGgggaggccggggagggggctgggaagaaCGCCCCTCTTTGGGGGCCTCCCTCCAGCCGGGTTTGGAGGCGAGCCCGGGATGGGCCGGCCAGCCTGGGAAGCATGCGGAGCCCACGATCTCCCAGCCGCTGGGGCCTCATTGTTCAATAAGGAGATTATGAGATGCTGCACGAGTGGCGTGGTGGGGGGCTGTCTTCAGGCCTGCGACTGGCCTTGTTTTGCACACAATGACTGTGTAGTGCAGCCCAGTCAGGGTCCACTCTGGAAGGCAGCAACTGCCTCAGCCTTTTTGGGTCTGAGTTTGCTCCCTGGCCACAGTGGATCAGCTCATCTACCTCCCTACCCACCCAGCTACCTGAATCCGTCCCGTTGGAAAGCCCCAGGGCCCCCACGGAAATGGTAGGATCCGGCTCGGCCCACTTGCTGagacagggaggaaagaagagtgtCCTACACGGGACCGTTGTTGTTCTAGAAGCAGCAGAGGTTCTAAAAAGCCGGTCTTTATCTTTGAGGAAGTTCCAAGTTATGAGGGATTGTGTGTGAACTGCCAGGAGAGACCGGGTGCCTCCTGGGGGAAGAGGTGCCCTGGGATTTCTTGTCTCCGACACTCTTATGCTCTGGGCGAGAACAGGGAAGCAGGATGAAGCAATCGCTGTGACATCTTTGTAGGATGCTGGGGTTGGGGCCTGGAACTGATGCGCGCTTTGCTCTGCTGGTGTTTCCGTGGGCATTTGCTAGGTATTGCTGGCCAATCTCAAGAGACGGTATTTAACCTATGGTAGGGCTGAACCGTGTAAGAGAATATTTTGCAACTGGGGTTTTGAACAAATTTGtgaactttaaattaaaaaaacaaacaaacaacaaaatagggcgtctgggtggctcggttggttaaatgtctgtcttcggctcaagtcctgatcccagcatcctgggatcgagtcctgcgtggggctccctgcttggcggggagtctgcttctccctctgcccctccccctgctagggcacgcactctctctcaaataaataaataaaacagaataggtGGGGTTGTGTTGCTGAACTTGGAACTCAGAGACAATGCATCTGCTGATGAGGAAATGGGCCACAGagctgggttcagatcccagctgcTCCACCTGCtggatgtgtgaccttgggcaagctgcttaacctctctgggcctcagttcctctTCTGTACAAGGGTGGGGGGGTCATGACATGACTCATTTCGaaggattattgtgaggattatacGTACTAAATGAACATGAGGGCCAGGCCCAGACTAAATGTTTAATAACTGTTCATTATTCGTGTTATGAGCATCAGTAGCCCTCATGTTCTCCTACTGAACCATAAACAGAACCAGAATTTTTTGGGGAAAGTGGGAACTTCACAGGACTTGCATGGAAGGCCCCTGCTGTCTAATGCGGTCACAGGACAGCAGGGTGCCTGGTGCTCTGCTGCCCCGGATCCTGCACAAGGCCCTGGGATTATCCCCACTTTGCACCCGGGGACACGAAGGCTCAAAGAGGCTTGGGGACCTGCCCAGGTCCCATAATGAGGGCTTGTCGGAGTGACCTCGTCTGCCATCAGGGCCGCTTACCGCCTCGGTTGACGTGGGGTGCACCTTGGTTGCAAGCACGCTTTTCCTTCCGCACGGGAACGGGCCTCCttcattccttggctcatggcgtCTGCAGAGGGCCTGCGACCTGCACGGTGCCTCCGGTCCCCTCTGTGCGTGTGTTCGCGTCTGTGCCCAGGTTGAGTgtctccccacaccctccctgccctgtgcctTTGGCTGCGTGGGCAGGGAACCGTGTGGCCACCCCGCGACCTGCCCCACCAGCTCCCCTTCCAGTGCCGACGCCCAGCTGCGGTTCCCGGACGGCCCCGGCCTCCTGCAGACCCCACGCTGGGACGAGCCGCAGAGGGCCTGCGCCCTGGAGCAGATCTGCGGCGTGTTCCGCGTGGACCTGGGGCAGATGCGCTCCCTCCGCCTCTTCTTCAGGTGAGAGCCTCTGTGGGCCGCTTCCGGGACGGCGGCTGGTGGTGCCGGGGTCCTGGCAGGCAGGGCTTTGGGTCTTCCCAAATGTTGGCCTCCCCGACATCACtaggctggagggcaggggtaCCCCAGGATGCCTGCCCCCAGGAACCGGGTTGGGCCAGCTACCAGACTCTTCCTCCGGCCCTCAGGGTGACGGTGGCCGGCTGTGGCTTGAGAGTCTGGCTTGGAGAAACAGCCGGATGGGCCGCACAGAGAGCAGCTGCGGTCGGCTTCCAGTCACCCACGGACCGGCTCTGCAGTTCAGTCTGTGTGTGCGGGATGTGGCCGTGGCTTTCCGGAGGGAGGCTCCCCTTTCTCATGGGGGGTGAACCAATCGTGTCCTGTCTCGTGGCCGCATCCGTTCTCTTCTGAAAAGCCCAGTGGCCCAGCCACGGAATAGCCCCAGTGGAAGACCTGCTCCAAGCAGGCGTGTCCCTGGAGGGTCCCGTTTATGGAAGGGCAGGCGAGGTTGGGCTGGGTGTGCAGTGAGTTTCCCTGGACGATTCTCCCGGAGTGAGAGGAGTCCAGCCCAGACTGATGGAGGAGGCTCTCTCAGTGCCCATCCCACCTGGGTTCAAAAAATCGGATTCCACAAATGCCATCCCCCCTGGATCTCCCCGAGAGGAGGGAGCATATGGGGGGGTGTCAGATGCAAGGCCTCTCAGGCAGCTGTCCAGGGAGCGAGGACAGGAGTCCCCAGGACAGGGTTATTTTCCTCCTTCAGccaagggggtggtggtggtgggttctGTGCGGTGCCGTGCTGCCCGCCCCCCGCCGTCAGCGGCCAAACTCCAGGGGCCCTCATGTGTCCTGCCTCTGGGGTCAGTGACAGAGACCTCTGATTATCCTGGGAAATAAAAGCCTGCGTCCGCATATTCATtgctctgttcccctccccccgcGCGGCGGCCCAGTGATGAGGCCTGCACCAGTGGCCAGCTGGTGGTCGCCAGCCGGGAGAGCCAGTACAAGGTTTTCCACTTCCACCACGGCGGCCTGGACAAGCTGTCCGACGTGTTTCAGCGCTGGAAGTACTGCTCGGAGACGCACCTCAAGGACCAGGtagcggggtgggggaggccaaGGGCGCTGCCTGGGGGAGGGGTATGGAGAGGCCCCACCCCCGACTCCACACACCCCCGCCAgacccaccccctgcccttcaAGCCCACCGGGGGGTCcagggctccccccacccacagaaGCCTCTCTGGGTGGGGGGCGTGaccctgggggcccctgggggtgGCTGGTCACTGGGGGTGCTGGTAGAGCAGGACGCCGGCTCCTTGTGAAGTCAGTGCTCTGCGCTCGAGAAACCGTGTTTTGACAAGGCTTCCTGCTCAATCTACATACAAATGTGATAAGAACTCTTTAATTATCTGTTTGAGAGACCGTTGGTGCTTATTAGAAAGGGGCCGACTTGGagctccccttccttcccaccgAGCCTCCTGCTGGCTCCCCTTATTACTGTAGTGTGGCTTGCTTTCCCCTACATCGAGCAACCTTTGATTTTTGAATTAAATGTCAGCCGCAGTCTTGCCCTGGATTCGTGACTGCCCGTGGAGACAACCTGAcaggcgggctccctgctcggggaaCAGCGGTCCCTTTGTTTGTGGCCAATCACATGTAATTTACTGCAGGCCCTCCCGGCAGAGGGAAGTTGGGCCGTTCGAGGCATTAATTCCGTTTTTTGCGGCCAGCCGGGGGTCGCGGGGAGAGTGGGGGTGGCGGCCAGGGGGGCCGTGGCCTGTCGGCTGGTGGGTGGGTcggtgggagggggctggaggagccCAGCGACCCGGGAAACCGATGTTAAGATGagggtattttcattttaattgcgTCTAATTACACTTGCCGTTTAGGGGTTTGTATGTGGGGAGAGCGGTCCCGTCCTTTCTGGGGAGAAAGAGGGGCTTTTCCGGCCTGGGGAGAGCAGGCTGGCTTCGGGCGACCTGCCCCTGCCGGGTGCTTATCTCCCGGAGCTTCTGTCCGGGCCCCAGGTCGCCGACGAAAAGACGTGCATGCAGTTCTCCATCCGCCGCCCCAAACTGCCGTCGTCCGAGACGCACCCCGAGGAGAGCATGTACAAGCGGCTGGACGTGGCGGCCTGGCTGCGGCACCTGAACGAGCTGGGCCAGGTGGAGGAGGGGTACAAACTGCGCAAGgtgagcgggggcggggggggggggggagggtgcgGGAGCGGGGCCGCCTCCTTGGGGCCCGTCCCCTCGGGCAGGGAGGCGCGGTGTGAGCCCGGCCCAGCCGGTAAAGCAGTCCAGGCTCCGTGTGTTGAAAAGGAACCCTCCGGAGCGGGTTTGGGGTACCCGGTGTCCGGCTGCATAGGACCGCTCGGGGTAAAATGCGGCGCTTCCAAAACCGGGATTAGGCCATGACGTGAGAACAACACGTTAATCGGAGTGCCCCACGGGGTGGGCATTGACATTGAAATGAGCCTGGCTGCGTCCTGTATGGGAATGGAGGGCTGCCACTTTTCCTCCAAACATGTGCAAATCACAGCGACCTGAATCAAGGCATCCGTTGTCACCCAGGCCCAGCAAAGCCCCCAAAACACAAATCTCCAGGGATTGGGGGGTGCTTTGAGCCGCGCTGTGTTGGCCCCTCCCCAACTTTCGCTGATTCCTGCAGGCCATTTTCTTCGGCGGTATTGATGTGTCAATCCGGGGGGAGGTCTGGCCTTTCCTGCTGCGGTATTACAACCACGAGTCCACGTCGCAGGAGAGGGAGGCGCTGCGGGCGCAGAAGCGTCGGGAGTACGCTGAGATCCAGCAGAAGAGGTAAGGCCCCCCCGCAACAAGGCCAGCCGCCCCCGGGGGGCGTTAGCCAACCAGGCGATTGGCGTGCAATCCCGCATTGATATTATGTTCCGTGACCCAGACTTTCCCGGGAAGATGGGTCCCAGGCACGGGCTGACAGGCTTGGATAAGAGCCGTCATTATCCCTGGGGCTCGGCCGTGGCTCTCCTGAGCTCCGTGTCAGGGTCTGAGAGCTCGTCCCAGCAGGCTGAGCTCGGCAGTGACGCCCCGCTGAGAACACCAGCGGCAGGGCTGATGGGGGGTGCCCCCACCAGCCAATGGCTGAGGTCTCTCCCAGCCTGGCTGAGCCCGGGTAGGCAGGCGGTGGCCAGCTTCGCTCCCCGGCAGTGCCCCCCCAAATTAGTGGGGAGCCGCAGGGTTTGCTGGGGCAGCAGCCCAGCCCCCATCAGGAGCAGGGGTGGGCGGGGCGGGCCCTGCCCAGAGCATGCATGTGCCGCTCGCTGAGCCCCAGGCCCTCTGCGCCAGGCTCTCCATGACCCCGGAAGAGCACAGAGCCTTCTGGCGCGACGTGCAGTTCACCGTGGACAAGGACGTGGTGCGGACGGATCGGAGCAACCAGTTCTTCCGTGGCGAAGACAACCCGAACGTGGAGAGCATGAGGTACCCCTTCCTGGCCAGCGCGCTTCTCCCAGCCGGGAGGACAGCCCTGCGCCCCCCTCCACCTCCTTACCTGCCACTCTGGGTCACCTCACCCCGCGGGCCCCCTCCGCCGGCCACCTGCGAAGGAACGGGTTAGCAGCAGGCGTGGAGTCCGCCTTCCAGGTCCAGAAGCAGAGGTTCATGAGCTATTTTATTTCGGCAAATCTGTCAACGTTGTGTGGCCAGTCCCTCCCCAGGGGACCCTCAAAGCCTCCCATCCCCTGGGCCTCCACCAGGTCTGGCTTGCTTGGCTCCCACCAGCCCTGGGTGAGCCTCCCTCCGGGCCTCCCAGCGATGAAACCACACAGAGCCCGAGGTGGGCATCTCTGACGTTCTGGGGCCTGGTGAATGACTGCACAACATTAGCAGCCCGTAAAAATGTCCCTGCCAGCCTGCCCTTTGTCACAGGCGGGCAGTGACCATTAAGAAAATCAGACCCACCGTTCCTCTTTCCCCTGCTCTGGAGGTCTGGGCCTGGCAAGCGGCTACCATAGGCCCCTCTGTTTCCCTAGACTCTGAGGACAGTCCCCAGAGCTGCCTCCCTTGCCCTGAGATCAAGGTGAAGGGGGAATTATCCTGGCAGCCTGGGGTCTCCAGCCTGGGCGACAGGCCACCCAGAGGGCAGCAAGGGCGGGCCATGTCAAGACCCCCCGCTCTCGCTGactgcctgctctctgccctgcGCTCCTAGGAGGATCCTGCTGAACTACGCCGTGTATAATCCAGCCATCGGCTACTTCCAGGGCATGTCAGACCTGGTGGCGCCCATCCTGGCCGAGGTCCTGGACGAATCGGACACCTTCTGGTGCTTTGTGGGTCTGATGCAGAACACGATCTTCGTCAGCAGCCCTCGGGATGAGGACATGGAGAAGCAGCTGGTGAGGCTGGGGGACGCGGGTTACAGCATGCCGGGGTGGGGAGAGCACGCCGCCTCCTGCCCTGGCCGCCAGAGAGCTTGGGGGCTGCGTGTGTCGTGGCCGCTGTGGGTCCACAGGCAGAAAGGCCAGGGTGGGCATTGCCACTGGAGCCTGGGGGCTTAGCCATGGGTCTCTGGGAAGATCCAGCTCCCTGGGAGGAACGCGCGCTCCTCCTCAGTCCCAAGTCACAGGGACATCTGGGCTGCTCCCTGCAGGGGTCCAACACAGGATGCAGGGTCGGGAGGGTCTCCTGAGGGCCCCTGGGCAGTTGCCACGTCCCAACCCAGGCCCTAGGCCTCCCCTGCAGTGCCCGGCCCAATCACCCCTTCCTCACAGCCTCACCTCACAGGAAAGACCCAGCAGCTCTgagggttggggaggtggggggacaggcagagCTGGTAGGGTGGGGCCAGGAGCCCTT includes the following:
- the TBC1D16 gene encoding TBC1 domain family member 16 isoform X6, which codes for MPLVNQEPGPVDEETREEWGASSGGREESKTSSPSSADAQLRFPDGPGLLQTPRWDEPQRACALEQICGVFRVDLGQMRSLRLFFSDEACTSGQLVVASRESQYKVFHFHHGGLDKLSDVFQRWKYCSETHLKDQQVADEKTCMQFSIRRPKLPSSETHPEESMYKRLDVAAWLRHLNELGQVEEGYKLRKAIFFGGIDVSIRGEVWPFLLRYYNHESTSQEREALRAQKRREYAEIQQKRLSMTPEEHRAFWRDVQFTVDKDVVRTDRSNQFFRGEDNPNVESMRRILLNYAVYNPAIGYFQGMSDLVAPILAEVLDESDTFWCFVGLMQNTIFVSSPRDEDMEKQLLYLRELLRLTHVRFYQHLVSLGEDGLQMLFCHRWLLLCFKREFPEAEALRIWEACWAHYQTDYFHLFICVAIVAIYGDDVIEQQLAADQMLLHFGNLAMHMNGELVLRKARSLLYQFRLLPRVPCSLHDLCKLCGTGMWDSGYMPAVECTGHHPGSESCPYGGTVETPSPKPPREGKKGRKTPREGFSFRR
- the TBC1D16 gene encoding TBC1 domain family member 16 isoform X7, with amino-acid sequence MRSLRLFFSDEACTSGQLVVASRESQYKVFHFHHGGLDKLSDVFQRWKYCSETHLKDQQVADEKTCMQFSIRRPKLPSSETHPEESMYKRLDVAAWLRHLNELGQVEEGYKLRKAIFFGGIDVSIRGEVWPFLLRYYNHESTSQEREALRAQKRREYAEIQQKRLSMTPEEHRAFWRDVQFTVDKDVVRTDRSNQFFRGEDNPNVESMRRILLNYAVYNPAIGYFQGMSDLVAPILAEVLDESDTFWCFVGLMQNTIFVSSPRDEDMEKQLLYLRELLRLTHVRFYQHLVSLGEDGLQMLFCHRWLLLCFKREFPEAEALRIWEACWAHYQTDYFHLFICVAIVAIYGDDVIEQQLAADQMLLHFGNLAMHMNGELVLRKARSLLYQFRLLPRVPCSLHDLCKLCGTGMWDSGYMPAVECTGHHPGSESCPYGGTVETPSPKPPREGKKGRKTPREGFSFRR